One stretch of Streptomyces sp. NBC_00443 DNA includes these proteins:
- a CDS encoding GNAT family N-acetyltransferase, translating into MTITIREGGPDDIPVILGMLDSCVEWLVSQGRTGQWGTKPLSKSARTVESVTRSTAGGQVFIAEVDGAPAATLTLADSPGPSLAHLPSPGEPERYIHWLASDRRFEGHGAGGALLAHAAEVTRRAGISLLRVDCYAGDDGKLVRYYESHGFVRTETYRGTDDWPGQVLARRV; encoded by the coding sequence ATGACGATCACCATCAGAGAAGGCGGACCCGACGACATCCCCGTGATACTCGGCATGCTCGACAGCTGTGTCGAGTGGCTGGTCTCACAGGGGCGCACGGGGCAATGGGGGACGAAGCCGCTGTCGAAGAGCGCGAGGACCGTGGAGTCGGTCACGCGGAGCACGGCAGGTGGCCAGGTCTTCATCGCCGAGGTCGACGGCGCGCCGGCCGCCACCCTCACCCTGGCCGACTCGCCCGGCCCCTCCCTGGCCCATCTCCCCTCGCCCGGCGAGCCCGAGCGGTACATCCACTGGTTGGCCTCCGACCGCCGCTTCGAGGGACATGGCGCGGGCGGCGCCCTGCTCGCCCACGCCGCCGAGGTGACCCGACGGGCGGGCATCTCGCTGCTGCGGGTGGACTGCTACGCGGGCGACGACGGCAAGCTCGTCCGCTACTACGAGAGCCACGGCTTCGTCCGCACCGAGACCTACCGGGGGACGGACGACTGGCCGGGGCAGGTGCTGGCCCGCCGGGTCTGA